In Brevibacillus brevis, a genomic segment contains:
- a CDS encoding phosphotransferase: MNKGLIASLEKAFRCQIHAVKPKRNVNLLKTDRGHWIIKGYKQLEKAVWVTQLSESLRQKGFLHTVQYVPDEGGAKIFPYEDRYYTIMKMIDGREADNSSLSDVKKTAETLARFHVAAQGFPVPQPIGFEGKSVLLDKWESRLEHFERITWAIEQKGPQNKLEQIIAQMAEPVIREGQEMLQSAYKLPLTPELFSAMERGTLAHRDVASHNFLVTPRSSCYLIDLDTVGHDVQLVDLVQLMSRMLLLQEYRMSSFVEAMEAYSKIKYLSDTQIWTVHQLLRYPDNFLREVTGLYGNRPGYHLRGVLQLAQLEGKLLSDRQAFLRAGDQIFQRSPWGQYHFVG, translated from the coding sequence ATGAATAAAGGGCTGATCGCATCTCTTGAAAAAGCGTTTCGCTGTCAAATTCACGCCGTCAAGCCAAAACGGAACGTGAATTTGCTAAAGACAGACCGGGGACACTGGATCATCAAGGGCTATAAGCAACTGGAAAAGGCAGTATGGGTCACGCAGCTTTCCGAATCCCTGCGACAAAAAGGCTTTCTGCATACGGTGCAGTACGTCCCGGATGAGGGCGGAGCAAAGATCTTTCCCTATGAGGACCGCTATTACACGATCATGAAAATGATTGATGGACGGGAAGCGGACAATTCCTCGCTTTCCGACGTCAAAAAAACGGCGGAAACCCTGGCGCGCTTCCACGTGGCCGCACAAGGGTTTCCCGTCCCGCAGCCGATTGGGTTTGAAGGGAAGTCTGTTCTCCTGGACAAATGGGAAAGCAGGCTGGAACATTTTGAACGAATTACGTGGGCAATTGAACAGAAGGGGCCGCAAAACAAGCTGGAGCAAATCATCGCGCAGATGGCGGAGCCCGTCATCCGCGAAGGTCAGGAGATGCTCCAGTCTGCCTACAAGCTGCCCTTGACACCGGAGCTGTTTTCCGCAATGGAAAGAGGGACGCTGGCGCACCGCGATGTAGCGAGCCACAATTTTCTGGTGACGCCGCGCAGCAGCTGCTATTTGATCGATCTCGATACCGTCGGCCACGATGTGCAGCTGGTGGATTTGGTGCAGTTGATGTCGCGGATGCTGCTCCTGCAGGAGTACCGGATGAGCTCCTTCGTCGAGGCGATGGAAGCTTACAGCAAAATCAAGTATTTGAGCGACACGCAAATATGGACCGTTCATCAGCTGCTCCGTTATCCGGATAACTTTTTGCGCGAAGTGACGGGGTTGTACGGTAACCGGCCCGGTTACCATCTGCGCGGTGTCTTGCAACTCGCTCAGTTGGAGGGCAAGCTGCTGTCTGATCGCCAGGCTTTCTTGCGTGCGGGAGATCAAATTTTTCAACGATCTCCTTGGGGGCAGTACCATTTCGTGGGCTAA
- a CDS encoding bifunctional 2',3'-cyclic-nucleotide 2'-phosphodiesterase/3'-nucleotidase, with protein MKKANKQMLAACLLSTSLVVSALTFSLTPVSAQANPTLKLRLLETTDIHTNIVNYDYYQDKETDEFGLAKTATLIKKAREEAKNSILIDNGDLLQGNPLGDYVAKIDPLKDGETHPVYKAMNLLNYDLGNIGNHEFNFGLEHLNRSIKGAKFPYVNSNVYVDDKDKNPNNDKNLFTPYQILERTFKDENGKDVKLKVGVIGFVPPQIMQWDKANLEGKVIAKDIVETANKYVPEMKKKGADIIVAVAHSGLGPVDSAPNLENASYQLSKIDGIDAILFGHSHLVFPGPGFENIQGVDGTKGIINGKPAVMPGYWGNNLGVIDLTLTKENGKWKVTDSASQAVPIYDKTNKTSLADADPSIINAVKEDHDHTVEWVRSAVGTTTSPIFSYFALVQDDPSIQIVTNAQKWFVEKNIKGTEYDGIPVLSAGAPFKAGGRNGASYYTNIPAGTIAIKNVSDLYIYPNTLKAVLINGSQLQEWLERSAGQFNQIDVTKTTEQPLVNEAFPTYNFDVIDGVTYQVDVTQPSKYAIDGKLENEKANRIKNLSYNGKPVKPEDKFIVVTNNYRAGGGGNFPGLDGKNIVIDSPDENRQVVIDYILSEKTINPAADQNWSFAPVSAKVNVTFTTSPDAKPYAEKMSNIKFAGMLDSGFAKYTIDLSQPASK; from the coding sequence ATGAAAAAAGCAAACAAACAAATGCTGGCTGCCTGTCTTCTCAGCACCTCTTTGGTTGTGAGCGCTCTTACTTTTTCCCTCACGCCCGTAAGCGCACAAGCCAACCCCACGCTCAAGCTCCGCCTGCTCGAAACGACTGACATCCATACCAACATCGTGAACTATGATTACTATCAAGACAAGGAAACGGATGAATTCGGCCTCGCCAAAACCGCGACGCTGATCAAGAAAGCCCGCGAAGAAGCGAAAAACAGCATCCTGATCGACAACGGTGACCTGCTCCAAGGCAATCCGCTCGGCGACTACGTAGCCAAAATCGACCCTCTGAAAGACGGCGAAACCCACCCTGTATACAAAGCCATGAACCTTTTGAATTACGATCTGGGCAACATCGGCAACCACGAATTCAACTTCGGCCTGGAGCATCTGAACCGCAGCATCAAAGGCGCCAAATTCCCTTATGTAAACTCCAACGTCTACGTAGACGATAAAGACAAAAATCCGAACAACGACAAAAACTTGTTTACCCCTTATCAAATCCTCGAGCGCACATTCAAAGATGAAAACGGCAAGGACGTAAAGCTGAAAGTCGGCGTGATTGGCTTCGTTCCTCCGCAAATCATGCAATGGGACAAGGCGAACCTGGAAGGTAAAGTCATCGCCAAGGACATCGTAGAGACCGCCAACAAGTACGTACCCGAAATGAAAAAGAAAGGCGCCGACATCATCGTAGCTGTCGCCCACTCCGGTCTCGGCCCGGTGGATTCCGCACCGAACCTGGAAAACGCCAGCTATCAATTGAGCAAAATCGACGGCATCGATGCGATTCTCTTCGGCCACTCTCACTTGGTGTTCCCTGGCCCAGGATTTGAAAACATCCAAGGAGTGGACGGTACCAAAGGAATCATCAACGGCAAGCCAGCCGTGATGCCAGGGTACTGGGGCAACAACCTCGGCGTCATCGACCTGACTTTGACGAAAGAAAACGGCAAATGGAAAGTGACCGATTCCGCTTCCCAAGCGGTTCCGATCTACGACAAAACGAACAAGACTTCCCTGGCGGATGCTGATCCATCCATTATCAATGCCGTGAAGGAAGACCATGACCATACCGTGGAATGGGTGCGTTCCGCTGTAGGTACCACCACTTCCCCTATCTTCAGCTACTTTGCCTTGGTCCAAGACGATCCTTCCATCCAGATCGTGACCAATGCCCAAAAGTGGTTTGTTGAGAAAAACATCAAAGGCACCGAATACGACGGCATTCCAGTTCTGTCCGCAGGTGCACCGTTCAAAGCGGGCGGCCGCAACGGCGCAAGCTACTACACCAACATCCCTGCCGGAACGATCGCGATCAAAAACGTGTCCGACCTGTACATTTATCCGAATACGCTGAAGGCTGTTCTGATCAATGGGTCTCAGCTGCAGGAGTGGCTGGAGCGCTCTGCTGGCCAGTTCAACCAAATCGATGTAACCAAGACGACAGAGCAACCGTTGGTAAACGAAGCGTTCCCTACCTACAACTTTGACGTGATCGACGGCGTTACCTACCAAGTAGACGTGACACAGCCATCCAAATATGCGATCGACGGCAAATTGGAAAACGAAAAGGCAAACCGCATCAAAAATCTGTCGTACAACGGCAAGCCAGTCAAACCGGAAGACAAATTCATCGTTGTAACCAACAACTACCGGGCAGGCGGCGGCGGCAACTTCCCGGGTCTGGACGGCAAAAATATCGTAATCGATTCGCCGGATGAAAACCGCCAAGTGGTAATCGACTACATCCTGAGCGAAAAAACGATCAATCCGGCTGCGGACCAAAACTGGTCGTTTGCACCTGTAAGCGCAAAAGTCAATGTGACCTTCACCACATCTCCTGACGCGAAACCGTATGCTGAAAAAATGTCCAACATCAAGTTTGCAGGCATGCTCGATTCCGGCTTTGCCAAGTACACCATTGATCTGTCCCAACCCGCTTCCAAGTAA
- a CDS encoding BofC C-terminal domain-containing protein → MMKKKGMVYASWALALATGLVAGIALAQGDGKEPGVWTRLVAGSPGKTLMASAGSYDLVLARSYLCGVRNEEHRPVEAKHLAETMADYKGWEIVSGDSGKLILMKREHDISPECKENGHFGLSADGMLTLFHGVPSDQEVVQTFYRINTAKMEASLPKEEVESLKRGIRVHDLAEYNSVLSTYGEFQLSEE, encoded by the coding sequence ATGATGAAGAAAAAAGGGATGGTGTACGCCTCGTGGGCTCTCGCACTGGCGACGGGGCTGGTTGCGGGCATTGCCCTCGCGCAGGGCGACGGCAAAGAGCCAGGCGTATGGACAAGACTGGTAGCGGGGAGTCCGGGCAAAACGCTAATGGCCTCGGCAGGCTCCTACGATTTGGTACTCGCCCGCAGCTATTTGTGCGGGGTGCGAAATGAAGAACATCGGCCGGTAGAGGCTAAGCATCTCGCAGAAACGATGGCCGATTACAAAGGCTGGGAGATCGTGTCGGGAGATTCCGGAAAGCTGATTTTGATGAAGCGGGAACACGATATTTCACCCGAGTGCAAGGAGAACGGCCATTTTGGCCTGTCGGCCGACGGGATGCTTACACTGTTTCACGGAGTACCTTCCGATCAGGAGGTCGTGCAGACCTTTTACCGGATCAACACGGCCAAGATGGAAGCGAGTTTGCCAAAAGAAGAAGTAGAGAGCCTGAAACGGGGAATACGGGTGCACGACCTTGCGGAGTACAACAGCGTCCTTTCCACTTACGGCGAATTTCAATTGAGCGAAGAGTAA
- the ruvC gene encoding crossover junction endodeoxyribonuclease RuvC, whose translation MRILGIDPGIAIVGFGVVDKQGSQLRPVQYGSIQTEAGLPVPLRLKQIFEAMQSLIETYRPDEMSVEKLFFNKNVTTAFTVGQARGVILLAAEMAGVPVYEYTPMQVKQAVTGYGGAEKKQIQEMTKLLLRLKEVPKPDDVADALGIAITHAQFRAFISISEGVQK comes from the coding sequence ATGCGCATCTTAGGAATCGACCCCGGCATCGCGATCGTCGGGTTTGGGGTAGTGGATAAACAAGGAAGCCAGCTTCGTCCCGTACAGTATGGAAGCATCCAGACGGAAGCCGGATTGCCTGTGCCGCTCCGGCTCAAGCAAATTTTCGAAGCGATGCAGAGCTTGATTGAGACATATCGCCCCGATGAAATGTCAGTGGAAAAGCTGTTTTTCAACAAAAACGTGACGACCGCTTTTACGGTGGGGCAGGCGCGGGGCGTCATCTTGCTTGCGGCCGAGATGGCGGGGGTCCCCGTCTACGAGTACACCCCGATGCAGGTGAAGCAGGCGGTGACCGGATACGGGGGAGCAGAGAAAAAACAGATTCAGGAAATGACGAAGCTTCTTTTGCGGCTAAAGGAAGTGCCGAAGCCCGACGATGTGGCGGATGCGCTGGGAATTGCCATTACGCACGCACAGTTCCGCGCGTTTATTTCCATTTCGGAAGGAGTTCAGAAATGA
- the ruvA gene encoding Holliday junction branch migration protein RuvA has translation MIDFVEGTLCYLDSEYIVVETGGIGYRLFCPNPYQFVRHEGHRAKYYTHHHVREDAILLYGFATRDERDLFRKLLDVNGIGPKGALAILAAATPEQIVMAVQQENVTYLTKFPGIGKKTAQRIILDLKDKLVGYTPSAILTVAAGDLTAGEAAVSALNEALEALGALGYSEGELQKIRNALSEKSKEGDGVEKLIKQGLALLMRG, from the coding sequence ATGATTGATTTTGTGGAAGGTACGCTTTGCTACCTCGATTCGGAATACATAGTCGTCGAGACGGGAGGCATCGGCTACCGGCTGTTTTGCCCGAACCCGTACCAGTTTGTCCGCCATGAAGGGCACAGAGCCAAGTACTACACGCATCATCACGTGCGGGAGGATGCGATTCTGCTCTACGGCTTTGCGACCCGCGACGAACGGGACCTTTTCCGCAAGCTCCTCGACGTAAACGGCATCGGACCGAAGGGGGCTCTGGCCATTCTGGCGGCGGCTACGCCCGAGCAGATCGTGATGGCCGTACAACAGGAGAACGTCACCTACTTGACGAAATTCCCTGGCATCGGGAAAAAGACGGCGCAACGGATCATCCTGGACCTGAAGGATAAACTGGTAGGGTATACGCCGTCTGCGATCTTGACCGTGGCGGCGGGAGACCTGACAGCGGGAGAGGCGGCCGTCTCAGCTCTGAATGAAGCCTTGGAAGCGTTGGGTGCCCTCGGCTATTCGGAGGGCGAGCTGCAAAAAATCAGAAATGCGCTGTCCGAGAAATCCAAAGAGGGCGACGGCGTCGAAAAGCTCATCAAGCAAGGGCTCGCGCTGCTCATGAGGGGGTAA
- the ruvB gene encoding Holliday junction branch migration DNA helicase RuvB, which translates to MDQRIITTQMDWEEDAAELSLRPRYLNEYIGQQQVKENLKIFIEAAKMRKESLDHVLLYGPPGLGKTTLSQIIANELGVNIRTTSGPAIERPGDLAAILTNLQEGDVLFIDEIHRLNRSVEEVLYPAMEDFALDIIIGKGPSARSVRLDLPPFTLVGATTRAGMLSAPLRDRFGVVNRLEFYTVPELAFIVSRAADILQVIIREGGAEEIAKRSRGTPRVANRLLKRVRDFAQVKGEGVITTEIAQEALERLQVDACGLDHIDHKLLLAIIDRFDGGPVGLDTIAATIGEESQTIEDVCEPYLMQIGFMQRTPRGRVLTQSAYQHFGREMKE; encoded by the coding sequence GTGGATCAGCGAATCATTACTACCCAGATGGATTGGGAGGAAGATGCAGCGGAGCTGAGCCTCCGTCCTCGCTATTTGAACGAGTACATCGGACAGCAGCAGGTCAAGGAAAACTTGAAAATTTTCATTGAAGCAGCCAAGATGCGCAAAGAGTCCCTGGACCATGTGCTGCTGTACGGACCGCCGGGCTTGGGCAAAACGACGCTGTCGCAAATCATCGCCAATGAGCTCGGAGTGAACATTCGGACTACCTCCGGCCCCGCTATCGAACGGCCGGGAGATCTCGCCGCCATCCTGACCAATTTGCAGGAGGGGGACGTCCTCTTTATCGACGAGATCCACAGGCTGAACCGCAGTGTGGAGGAAGTGCTTTATCCGGCGATGGAGGACTTCGCGCTGGACATCATCATCGGGAAAGGCCCGAGCGCGCGCAGCGTCCGCCTGGATCTGCCGCCGTTCACGCTGGTCGGAGCGACGACGCGGGCCGGCATGCTTTCTGCGCCGCTGCGGGACCGTTTCGGCGTGGTCAACCGCCTGGAGTTTTACACGGTGCCGGAGCTGGCATTCATCGTGTCGCGGGCAGCGGACATTTTGCAGGTGATCATTCGCGAAGGCGGAGCCGAAGAGATCGCCAAGCGCTCGCGAGGCACCCCACGTGTCGCCAACCGTTTGCTCAAGCGGGTCCGTGATTTCGCGCAAGTCAAAGGCGAAGGCGTCATTACGACAGAGATCGCCCAGGAAGCGCTGGAGAGGCTGCAAGTAGACGCCTGCGGGCTTGACCATATCGACCACAAGCTGCTGCTGGCCATCATCGACCGCTTCGATGGCGGACCGGTGGGGCTGGACACGATCGCGGCGACGATCGGCGAAGAGTCGCAGACGATCGAGGATGTGTGCGAGCCATACCTGATGCAGATCGGTTTCATGCAGCGCACCCCGCGCGGGCGCGTGCTGACGCAAAGCGCATACCAACATTTTGGTCGGGAGATGAAAGAGTGA
- a CDS encoding DUF2905 domain-containing protein, whose product MNPIAKLLVIGGAVLIVIGLLWQVGGRFLPLGRLPGDIVVEKENVKFYFPVVTCIVISIVLSLATYLFRLFK is encoded by the coding sequence GTGAATCCGATAGCCAAGCTGCTCGTCATCGGCGGTGCCGTTTTGATTGTGATCGGACTCTTGTGGCAGGTGGGCGGCCGCTTTTTGCCGCTCGGCAGGCTGCCCGGCGACATCGTGGTGGAGAAAGAAAACGTGAAGTTTTACTTCCCGGTCGTCACCTGCATCGTCATCAGTATCGTACTGTCACTGGCGACTTACCTGTTTCGGCTGTTCAAATGA
- a CDS encoding SpoIID/LytB domain-containing protein codes for MWKKWMGKVLSAGLISAVLLGGYTPAQAANKNIRVALFVDTGQGYRGVVPAVTLTTEKGMEVTLSGPEGKAKLPGLGGDDARFRVDEFHLIVAETSDWNRAQQVAQQLSQRKYEGSIQVARRGGQVVYQVVSGSYGTYQAAANQAKTIASATGQQPAVKGPLRLEAGRFNSLKEAQDWQEIFGASGISAYPVLVADNGKASYAVWIGDEVSQDGLNALAKKAAAEVPGFSYRQPASKSYVVLKQDVFGSRDPIWKYVFSPTVKLTIEPNKAGSPSLIGVVERENRTYRGEMEVSDYKGHLTLVNELSMEEYLYGVVGSEMAPGWPIEALKTQAVLARTRAVGTGNKYGVANLSDTVYEQAYYGYTKESKDIRKAVDDTEGEVIYYQGKIAESLFYSNAGGMTADGTEVWGNPVPYLRPVMSDDTYPLEQAKVWYLVSLADGTLGYIRSDLVRATGDSNAVGLRYAVVSTDNTNLRSGPSTAYHRVLSTLPIGAEVTIVAEEPEENAYSWTRGPYTPAEVAGMVNATQAKNKAPQVSSSLKTLRVTERGPSGRVLEMEADGTKVAVSSPDSYRTVFQQGASSLRSTKFDVEEMGTFTILGANGKSMSHPAGRDVQVVGADNYAVSANGYNDQFLIYRGADDWRVASKTQQFLFRGNGFGHGLGVSQYGAKAMAESGYDYKEILQHYYQDVTIEP; via the coding sequence ATGTGGAAGAAATGGATGGGAAAAGTCCTTTCAGCGGGTCTGATATCGGCTGTTCTGCTCGGGGGGTACACTCCTGCACAAGCTGCGAATAAAAACATCCGGGTGGCGCTGTTTGTCGACACGGGACAGGGCTACCGTGGCGTGGTCCCGGCCGTCACACTCACGACGGAAAAAGGAATGGAAGTGACGCTGTCAGGGCCGGAAGGAAAGGCGAAGCTGCCGGGGCTCGGCGGCGACGACGCGCGCTTTCGGGTGGACGAGTTCCACTTGATCGTAGCGGAGACAAGCGACTGGAACCGTGCCCAGCAAGTGGCGCAGCAACTGAGTCAGCGCAAATACGAAGGCAGCATCCAGGTAGCGAGGCGGGGAGGACAAGTCGTTTACCAGGTGGTGAGCGGAAGCTACGGAACGTACCAGGCTGCGGCAAACCAGGCCAAGACGATCGCCTCGGCAACGGGCCAGCAGCCGGCTGTCAAAGGGCCGCTCCGCTTGGAGGCGGGCCGCTTCAACAGCCTCAAGGAAGCCCAGGATTGGCAAGAGATTTTCGGGGCATCCGGAATTTCGGCCTATCCAGTGCTGGTGGCAGACAACGGCAAAGCCTCCTACGCCGTATGGATCGGGGACGAGGTGAGCCAGGACGGGCTGAACGCCTTGGCGAAAAAGGCAGCTGCCGAAGTCCCGGGCTTTTCGTACCGCCAGCCTGCGAGCAAATCGTACGTAGTGCTGAAGCAAGACGTCTTCGGCTCCAGGGATCCGATTTGGAAGTACGTCTTTTCGCCAACCGTGAAGCTCACCATCGAACCGAATAAAGCCGGTTCCCCCTCCCTGATCGGGGTGGTCGAGCGTGAAAACCGGACGTATCGGGGAGAAATGGAAGTGTCTGATTACAAAGGCCACCTGACACTTGTCAACGAGCTGTCGATGGAGGAATATTTGTATGGGGTCGTCGGTTCGGAAATGGCTCCGGGCTGGCCGATTGAAGCCCTCAAGACACAAGCTGTGCTCGCTCGTACCAGAGCTGTCGGAACGGGCAACAAGTACGGCGTGGCGAACCTGTCTGACACAGTTTACGAGCAAGCGTACTACGGCTATACAAAAGAATCGAAAGACATCCGCAAAGCGGTGGACGATACGGAAGGCGAAGTCATTTACTATCAAGGGAAGATCGCCGAGTCCCTGTTCTATTCCAATGCAGGGGGGATGACTGCGGATGGGACGGAGGTATGGGGAAATCCAGTGCCTTACCTGCGTCCTGTCATGAGCGACGATACGTATCCGCTGGAGCAGGCCAAGGTCTGGTACCTCGTTTCCCTGGCGGACGGCACTCTCGGGTACATCCGGAGCGATCTGGTCAGAGCCACCGGGGATTCCAATGCTGTCGGGCTCCGCTATGCAGTCGTGAGCACAGACAACACGAACCTTCGCTCGGGTCCGAGCACCGCCTACCACCGCGTGCTTTCGACGCTGCCGATCGGAGCGGAAGTGACGATCGTAGCCGAAGAGCCGGAAGAAAATGCGTACTCCTGGACCCGTGGGCCGTACACGCCAGCGGAAGTTGCCGGGATGGTAAATGCGACACAAGCCAAAAACAAGGCTCCTCAAGTCTCCTCCTCGCTGAAAACGTTGCGGGTGACGGAGCGCGGGCCATCCGGACGGGTGCTGGAGATGGAGGCGGACGGCACCAAAGTAGCCGTTTCGTCGCCGGATTCGTACCGGACGGTTTTCCAGCAGGGGGCCAGCTCGCTGCGCAGCACAAAGTTTGACGTGGAGGAAATGGGGACGTTTACGATTCTGGGTGCGAACGGCAAAAGCATGAGCCATCCTGCAGGACGCGATGTGCAAGTGGTCGGTGCGGACAATTACGCTGTGTCGGCGAACGGCTACAACGACCAGTTCCTGATTTACCGGGGGGCGGATGATTGGCGTGTGGCCAGCAAGACCCAACAGTTCCTGTTTCGTGGCAACGGATTTGGCCATGGCCTCGGCGTCTCCCAGTACGGAGCGAAGGCGATGGCGGAGAGCGGGTATGACTACAAGGAGATCTTGCAACACTATTACCAGGATGTAACAATCGAGCCGTAA
- the queA gene encoding tRNA preQ1(34) S-adenosylmethionine ribosyltransferase-isomerase QueA has protein sequence MDVQQFDFELPEHLIAQHPLEERTSSRLLVLRKETGEIIHQRFTDLIDHLVPGDVLVMNDSRVLPARLIGEKVETGAKIEVLLLKSLGDDRWETLVKPGKRVKPGTEIVFGNGLLSCVCEDVTETGGRIVRFRYEGIFYEILDQLGSMPLPPYIHAQLEDKERYQTVYARERGSAAAPTAGLHFTKPYLEQIAAKGVQLAYITLHVGLGTFRPVSSDNVEEHVMHAEYYEIPEETVRIVNSAKEQGRRVIAVGTTSCRTLETVGKANGGKLTATSGWTDIFIYPGYTFSILDGLLTNFHLPKSTLVMLVSALAGKDNVMRAYKSAVQEEYRFFSFGDAMLIL, from the coding sequence GTGGACGTGCAGCAATTTGATTTTGAACTGCCAGAGCATTTGATTGCCCAGCACCCGTTGGAAGAGCGGACTTCTTCCCGGTTGCTGGTTCTTCGGAAAGAAACGGGAGAGATCATCCATCAGCGCTTTACGGATCTGATCGATCATCTCGTCCCGGGCGATGTGCTCGTCATGAACGACAGCCGTGTGCTCCCGGCGAGGCTGATCGGGGAGAAGGTAGAGACCGGAGCAAAGATCGAAGTGCTGTTGCTCAAATCTCTCGGCGACGATCGGTGGGAAACGTTGGTGAAGCCCGGAAAACGAGTAAAGCCGGGGACGGAGATCGTCTTCGGCAACGGTCTCTTGAGCTGTGTGTGCGAAGACGTGACCGAGACGGGCGGGCGGATCGTCCGATTCCGATATGAAGGGATTTTTTACGAGATTCTTGACCAGTTAGGGTCCATGCCGCTGCCGCCGTACATTCACGCGCAGTTGGAAGACAAGGAGCGCTATCAGACTGTTTACGCCCGCGAGCGAGGGTCTGCCGCCGCTCCGACGGCTGGCCTGCATTTCACGAAGCCGTACCTGGAGCAGATCGCGGCGAAGGGCGTTCAGCTTGCGTACATCACGCTTCACGTGGGCCTTGGAACGTTTCGGCCGGTCTCTTCAGACAATGTGGAAGAGCACGTCATGCACGCAGAATACTATGAGATTCCGGAAGAGACAGTCCGGATCGTCAACAGCGCCAAGGAGCAGGGCAGAAGGGTAATCGCAGTCGGCACCACCTCCTGCAGGACGCTGGAGACTGTCGGAAAGGCGAACGGCGGCAAGCTGACGGCAACTTCGGGCTGGACCGACATCTTCATTTATCCAGGGTACACCTTCTCCATTCTGGACGGACTTTTGACGAACTTCCATTTGCCCAAGTCGACGCTGGTAATGCTCGTGAGCGCCTTGGCGGGAAAAGACAACGTCATGCGCGCATACAAGAGTGCCGTGCAGGAAGAGTACCGCTTCTTCAGTTTTGGCGATGCCATGCTGATTTTGTAA
- the tgt gene encoding tRNA guanosine(34) transglycosylase Tgt yields MAVRYELIKTCKQTGARLGKLHTPHGTIDTPVFMPVGTQATVKTMSPEELKAMGAGIILSNTYHLFLRPGHEIVREAGGLHGFMNWDRAILTDSGGFQVFSLSNLRKITEEGVSFRSHLNGEKLFIGPEEATQIQNALGADIFMAFDECAPYPADYDYVQKSMERTTRWAERCLKAHTRPNEQALFGIVQGGMYHDLRAQSARDLVSMDFPGYAVGGLSVGEPFSLMYEVLESTVPLLPANKPRYLMGVGSPDALIDGAIRGIDMFDCVLPTRIARNGTCMTSQGRLVIRNAKYARDFTPLDPNCDCYTCKNYTRAYIRHLVKSEETFGIRLTTYHNLHFLVKLMENVRQAIAEDRLQDFRDQFFAQYGLGEDRSF; encoded by the coding sequence TTGGCTGTACGCTACGAATTGATCAAAACATGCAAGCAAACCGGTGCACGTCTCGGCAAACTGCATACGCCGCACGGGACGATCGACACCCCTGTCTTTATGCCGGTCGGCACGCAGGCAACGGTAAAAACCATGAGCCCTGAAGAGCTCAAGGCGATGGGCGCAGGGATTATTCTCAGCAATACGTACCATCTGTTTTTGCGTCCTGGACATGAAATTGTTCGGGAAGCGGGCGGGCTGCACGGATTCATGAACTGGGACCGCGCGATTCTGACGGATTCCGGCGGCTTTCAGGTCTTTAGTTTGAGCAATTTGCGCAAAATAACGGAAGAGGGGGTTTCCTTCCGTTCCCATCTGAACGGGGAGAAGCTGTTTATCGGTCCGGAAGAGGCCACCCAGATCCAAAATGCGCTTGGTGCCGATATTTTCATGGCGTTTGATGAGTGCGCTCCTTATCCGGCGGACTACGATTACGTCCAGAAATCGATGGAGCGTACCACCCGTTGGGCAGAGCGCTGCCTGAAAGCGCACACACGCCCGAATGAGCAGGCGCTGTTTGGCATCGTACAGGGCGGGATGTACCACGATCTGCGCGCACAAAGTGCCCGCGATCTCGTTTCCATGGACTTTCCGGGTTACGCGGTCGGCGGACTGAGCGTAGGGGAGCCTTTCTCGTTGATGTACGAGGTCTTGGAGAGCACGGTTCCGCTGCTGCCGGCGAACAAGCCGCGCTACTTGATGGGAGTTGGATCGCCTGACGCTTTGATCGACGGCGCCATACGCGGAATCGACATGTTCGACTGCGTACTGCCTACACGCATCGCCCGAAATGGGACGTGCATGACAAGCCAGGGACGCTTGGTGATTCGCAATGCGAAGTACGCCCGGGATTTTACCCCGCTGGATCCGAATTGCGATTGCTACACCTGCAAGAATTATACTCGTGCTTACATCCGACATCTGGTCAAGTCGGAGGAAACCTTCGGGATTCGTTTGACGACGTATCACAATCTGCACTTCCTCGTGAAGCTGATGGAGAATGTCCGCCAGGCGATTGCCGAAGACCGTTTGCAAGATTTCCGCGACCAGTTTTTCGCTCAATATGGATTGGGTGAAGATAGATCTTTTTAA
- the yajC gene encoding preprotein translocase subunit YajC, producing the protein MDGLTNFLPIIIMFVIFYFLLIRPQQKKAKQRNAMLAAVKKGDKIVTIGGMHGTIQDLTDDTVTLRVAHNVNVTFDRGAINSVVSASNAAPAKTEPAKAEPVKAEEASEEAK; encoded by the coding sequence ATGGATGGCTTGACAAATTTTTTACCGATTATCATCATGTTTGTGATCTTTTACTTCCTGCTGATTCGTCCGCAGCAAAAGAAGGCGAAGCAGCGCAACGCCATGCTGGCCGCTGTGAAAAAGGGTGACAAGATCGTCACCATCGGCGGCATGCACGGAACCATTCAAGATCTGACAGACGACACAGTGACCCTGCGCGTAGCCCACAACGTAAACGTGACGTTCGACCGCGGCGCGATCAACAGTGTGGTTTCCGCGAGCAATGCGGCTCCTGCGAAGACAGAGCCTGCGAAAGCGGAACCTGTCAAAGCGGAAGAAGCGAGCGAAGAAGCGAAATAA